TTGCTGATCTTGGTCACCCCGTCGACCAGCGAAGCCACCTCGTTACCAAAAATCGTGCGGATTTCCTCCAGGGTGGTCAAGGTGTCCTCGAGGGTGTCATGCAACAATCCGGTGACAACCGTGTCCACATCCATGCGCAATTGCGCAAGGATATAAGCCACTTCCATGGGATGGGTCAGGTAGGGCTCACCGGATAGGCGGGTTTGTCCCTGGTGAACTTTTGCACTGAAGACGTAGGCCTTGCGTACGGCATCGAGGTCCGCGGCGGGATTATAGGCAAGAATTTTTTCAAGTATGTCGTCGAGGCGAACCATGAATCATCCAAAGCTCCACACCGGTTTCGCAAGGTGCGGACAAGACGTAAAAAAGGCAGCCGGCTTTATGCCGCCCGCCGGTATGGCGTCTGTCGCCCCAAAAGATCCAGGGCAAAGAACCACAAAGGTGAAGATTATTTGCAACGGTTCAGAATGCACCGCAGGATACGGCGGCATCGCGTGCGGCAAAAAACTCACCTACGACTCAAATATTTGCCGCACCACTCAACCGCCGCACCCTGCGGTGCTGTCGGACGTTGCGGCTGAATAGTTACGATTATTTTTTACGGCCCGGCAGATCGTATTCGATCCTTCCGGCCGCGACCTCACGCAGCGCCAGCACGGTTTTTTTATTGTTCTGTTTATTTTCGATCAGCGGCGAGCCGCCCTTGTAGAGTTGCTTGGTGCGCTTGGCTGCGACCATGGTCAAAAGGAACCGGTTGGGAATCTGCACCAGACAGTCTTCAACGGTAACACGTGCCATATCGGAAAATCTCCTGTAAAAGATACGACAAAAACGCCGATCAGATATTGATGTCAAAGCCGGTCGCCAAGGCGGGAAGCACCCGCGAGGAGCGGCACCCCTCGGCGACAATGATGGACTTAAGCTGAGTTAATGCCATTTCGAAATCGTCGTTGATCACGATATAATCATAATCCGTGGATGCTTGGATTTCGCCACGGGCGTTACTGATGCGGCGTTCGATCACCTCGGGAGCATCCGTGCCCCGCCCTTCCAGGCGGCGCCTTAGTTCGGTCAGGTCGGGAGGGAGGATGAATATAAAAACGGCCTCGCTCTGCCCGTAACTTTTCCGCAACTGATTTGCGCCCTGAATATCGATGTCGAGCAGAACGTCATGGCCGCAATTGCGCCATTGCTCAAGAGTGTCGATCGCCGTGCCATAGCGATTGCCGTGAACCTCGGCCCATTCGGCAAAAGAACCGGCAGCGATCATTTGCGCAAAAACCTCAGGATCGACGAAAAAGTAATCGACGCCCTCGCGCTCACCTGGCCGCATTGAGCGCGTGGTAAAAGAGACAGAATGCCGCAGGTTAGGGAAAATGTCAATAATCCGCCTGCACAAGGTGGTTTTTCCGGCGCCCGAGGGTGCCGAAACGACAAACAGGGAACCACGGGTGGAGGCGGTGCGATCATTCGACATTCTGCACTTGCTCCCTGATCTTTTCCAGTTCGGCTTTGACTTGCACCACCATGCGGGTCAGTTCGGCATCGTTGGACTTTGACCCCATGGTGTTGGTTTCCCGATTGAGTTCCTGGGCAAGAAAATCAAGCTGACGGCCTACGGGCTCATCTTTTTGCAACAAATCCCGAAACTGCCCCAGATGGCTGGCAAAGCGAACCACTTCTTCACTGATATCGCAACGGTCGGCAAAAAGCGCCACCTCCTGGGCAAGCCTCTGGGGATCGACCTCGAGTTCGCCGCCGAATCGCTCCAGGCGCTGGTGCAGCTTCTGCCGCCACTCCTCGACAACCAGCGGAGCCCGGTCCCTGATCAGAGCGAGCATTTGCTCCACCTGCGTCAAGCGCGACTCCATGTCCTCGCGGGTCGCCCGGCCTTCAACAGCGCGCATCTGTTCCACCGCGATCAAAGCCTGATCCAGGGCCTCGTAAAGACACTCTGCCATGCCCTGCGCGTCCGGGGCGGCTTCTTGCATCAGAATCACGTCGCGCTGTTGGGCCAGCAGAGTCAAGGGCACCCCATCGCGCAGATCAAACAAGGCTTCCATCTTGCGAAACAAATCCATATAGGATTCGGCCAAGGGCTGGTTTAGCACCGGCACGGTGGTAAGCGCTTCGGAAGCTTCCTGGGAAATAAACACATCAATCTTGCCGCGTCGCAACCGCTCGCCAACCCGCTTCTTGATATCGTTGTCGAAAGAGATAAGAAATCGCGGGGCCTTGATGCTGATATCGCCGAAGCGGTGATTGACGGTCTTGATTTCCACCGTCAGTGCTATCCCGCCGTGGCGCGCCTGACCCTTGCCGTAGCCGGTCATACTTTTCATCTTTGCCTCATTCTTGATCTGGAAGGGGTTGGGAAAACACGGGGGCATCGGCAAAGGCGATGCCCTGGCGGTCCTTGGCCGAAAGCAGCGGCGCGCCTTTCAGCGGCCAATCCACGGCTAGTTGCGGATCGTCCCAGCAGATGGTGCGTTCATGCTCGAGAGCATAGTAGTCAGTGGTTTTATAGAGAAATTCCGCCGCCTCTGACAAAACCAGAAATCCGTGGGCGAACCCGGCGGGTATCCAGAGTTGCCGCTTGTTCTGCGCCGAAAGCCGCACTCCGACCCACCGTCCGAAGGTTGGGGAGTAACGGCGCAGGTCAACCGCGACATCAAACACCTCCCCCGCGGTGCAGCGCACCAGCTTGCCCTGGGGTTGCCGAATCTGGTAATGCAGACCCCGCAGAACGCCCTGGACCGAGCGCGAATGGTTGTCCTGTACGAACACGCCGGGCAATCCGGTTGCCTGCTGCCAGGCACGCTGGTTGAAGCTTTCATAAAAAAAGCCACGGTCATCGCCGAACACCTGGGGCTCGACGATCAAGACTTCGGGAATCGCTGTTGCGCTGAGATTCATCGGCAATCCAGACCTCACAGATCCCGCAGGACCATCTCCAGATAATCCCGGTAGCTCGACTTAGGGGTTTGCTCAATAATTTGCGCCATCTGCTCAGCATCAACAAAGTTTTTGCGCAGGGCAATCTCTTCCAGGCAGGCAATTTTCAAGCCCTGGCGGGCTTCCAAGGTACCGATGAAGTGGCTTGCTTCGAGAAGGCTCATGTGGGTTCCCGTGTCAAGCCAGGCGATGCCGCGCCCCAGCTTTTCCACGCGCAGTTCACCGCGGCTCAGATATTCCAGGTTGAGATCGGTGATCTCAAGCTCGCCCCGGGCCGAAGGTTTGAGCTGCCGCGCCAGTTCAACGACTTTTCCGTCATACAGATATAGCCCCGGCACGGCATAGTGGCTTTTGGGTTTCCGAGGTTTTTCCTCCAGGCTCAGCACCCGACCTTCACGATCGAATTCAACCACCCCGTAGCGCTCGGGATCGGCGACCGGATAACCAAAGACCGTGGCGCCGGAGGAAAACTCTGAGACCAGGCGATCCAGCCCCATCCTGCCGTAAAAAAGATTGTCGCCCAGGATCATACAGACGGATTGGTCACCGATAAACTCAGACCCGACCAGAAAAGCCTGGGCGATACCCCGAGGTTCGGGCTGCACTACGTAGGAAAGACGAATGCCCCAACGGCTGCCGTCGCCGAGGAGCGCTTCGAAGCGGGGTGTATCCTGGGGGGTTGAAATGATCAGAATGTCGCGAATTCCGGCCATCATCAGGGTGGCCAGGGGATAATAAATCATCGGTTTGTCATAAACCGGCATCAACTGCTTGCTGGCCACCAGAGTCAGGGGGTAGAGGCGTGAACCTGCACCGCCCGCGAGAATGATGCCTTTTTTAATCATGTGAACCTCGCTTCGAAATAGTCCTTGAGACTTTCCCGCCAATGGGACACGCGCGCCCCGGTCACCTGCCGGTACTTGGCTTTGGACAAAACCGACCAGGACGGCCGTGCCGCCGGCAGAGGATAATCCTCGGTGCGGATCGGCAGGATGCGTTTTACCGCCGGCTCGCTGCCATGCTGCCGCAGCAACGCAACGATGACTTCGGCAAATTCAAACCAACTGCACTGCCCGTCATCGGAAAAATGATAGGTTCCATAGGGACTTTTACCAGGGACCGGATCAAGGCGTCGCGGCGCGTCGAGCAAACGATATATCGCCAGCACCAGGTCGCGGGTATAGGTGGGACAACCGATCTGATCGGCGACAATGCGCAGTTCTTCGCGCTCCTGCGCCAGACGGATGATGGTTTCGACAAAATTCCCGCCGCCGGGGCCATAGAGCCAACTGGTCCGCACGATGAAATAGCGCTCCAGGCCGCTCTCGCGGATCGCCTGCTCGCCGCGCAGTTTACTGAGGCCGTAAACCGAAAGGGGCGCGGTGTCATCGTCCTCGACATAAGGCTGCTTTTTGCAACCGTCGAACACATAGTCGGTGGAAATATGCACCAGAACAGCGCCTGCCTCGCGCGCCGCCCGCGCCAGGATTCCCGGACCCTCGCCGTTAACAAGAAACGCCAGGTCGCGGCTTGTTTCGCACGCATCGACGCGCGCAAAGGCGGCACAGTTTACAATCACCTGCGGCCGCAGACGCAAAACCACCTCACCCACCTGCTCGGCATTGGTAATATCGAGGGCATCGTGGTCGCAGGCATGCATGTCATAAATGCTCGGCATCCGCTGACGGAACATGGTTCCCAGCATGCCTCCGGCACCGGTGAGAAGCAGAACCGGGCGCCGTTCGGGGTGAAATGTCGAGCTCACTCGCGCTCTCCGTACATGCGGTGATAGTAGGCCTGATATTCGCCGCTGACAACACCTTCCACCCACTCCGGATTGTCCAGATACCACTGAACGGTGCGGCGCATACCTTCCTCGAACCTGACGCGCGGCTGCCAACCCAGATCGCGCGCGATTTTACCGGCATCAATGGCGTAGCGCCGATCATGACCGGGGCGATCCTTAACAAAGGTTATCAAGCTGCGCCGCGTGCGACCCTCAACCAACAGGCCGATCTTCTCATCGAGCAGGTCACAGATGAGATGCACGATTTCAATATTCTGTTTCTCGTTATTGCCACCGATGTTGTAGGTTTCGCCAAGCTTTCCCCCTGCGAGAACGGCAAGAACCGCCTCGCAGTGATCCTCGACATAAAGCCAGTCACGCACGTTTTTGCCGTCGCCATAGACCGGCAAAGCCTGCCCCCTGAGGGCATTATGCACCACGAGGGGGATGAGTTTTTCCGGAAACTGAAAGGGACCATAATTGTTGGAACAGTTGGTGATCAATACGGGCAGGCCGTAGGTGTGAAAATAGGCACTGGCCAGATGATCCGAGGCCGCCTTACTCGCCGAGTAGGGAGAACGCGGATCGTAGGGAGTCGCCTCGGTAAAATAGCCGGTTTCCCCCAGAGAGCCATAAACTTCGTCGGTGCTTACATGCAGAAAACGCGGTGCGACAGGCGCTGAAGGATCGCTAAGCCAGTGCTTGCGCGCGGCCTCGAGCAGCGTGAAGGTGCCGACAATGTTGGCCTGAATGAAAGCCCCGGGCCCCTCGATGCTGCGATCCACATGAGACTCGGCGGCAAAATGAACCACCGTATCAATCCCTTCCTCGGCAAACAACTCTTCGACCAGCGCCTGGTCGCAGATATCTCCCTTGACGAAGCGGTAGCGAGGATCGTCTGCGACAGCTTCGAGGTTGCGTAAATTGCCTGCATAAGTCAGCTTGTCGAGGTTCACCAGGCGCAGGTCCTCAAAACGACGCAGGACCATATGGATAAAATTTGCTCCGATAAAACCGCAGCCACCGGTCACGAGAACTTTTTTCATCGATGATTACCACTCCGTAAAAAACCTAAAAATCTACAGCCGCCAGTACACCATTTCTTGTTCGCGAATGGCTTGGGGCTCAAGCACCGATTTGACATCGATGATCACGCCGCGGCCATTGCCGTTGCCGGTCATCTCTTTGAGTTTTTGTGGTGTCAGATCACGGAAACACTCATGGGATACGGCCCAGATTACCGCGTCCAGGGCGCCCGCCTCACTCAGCGGGATCAGATCCAGGCCATATTCGTGACGCGCCTCTTCCGGGGCGGCCATAGGATCGTGAATCATGACATTGATCCCATACTCCTGCAATTCACGCACGATGTCGACCACTTTGGTGTTGCGGATATCGGGAACATCTTCCTTAAAAGTCAGGCCCAGCACCAAAACCCGTGCATTTTTCACCGCCTTGTCGGCCTGGATGATCTTTTTTACCGTCATTTCCGCAACATATTTGCCCATGCCGTCATTGATACGGCGACCGGCCAGAATCACCTGGGGATGATACCCAACGGCTTCGGCCTTGTGGGTGAGATAGTAGGGGTCAACACCAATGCAGTGGCCGCCCACCAGACCGGGGGTAAATTTCAGAAAATTCCATTTGGTGCCGGCGGCTTCGAGAACATCGCGAGTGGGTATGCCGAGACGGTTGAAAATAATGGCTAGTTCGTTCATCAAGGCAATATTGAGGTCGCGTTGGGTATTCTCGATGACCTTGGCGGCTTCGGCCACCTTGATGCTGGAGGCCCGGTGCACTCCGGCGGAAATAACCATTTCATAGACCTGGGCGACGGTATCGAGGGTTTCGGCATCCTGGCCGGCAACGACCTTGACGATTTTTTCGACGGTGTGAACTTTGTCGCCCGGGTTGATCCGCTCGGGCGAATAGCCGAGTTTAAAGTCGATTCCGCATTTAAGTCCCGACTCCTTCTCAAGAATCGGCAGACAGACTTCTTCGGTGAGACCTGGATAAACCGTTGATTCATAGACCACGATAGTACCCGGAGCCAAATGCCGGCCAATGGCCGTCGATGACGAAATCAGGGGGGTCAGGTCGGGCTTGCGATGTTCGTCGATGGGGGTGGGAACGGTGACGATGATAAAGCGCGCCTCGCTCAGCCGCGTTGGGTCATCGGTGTAATCGATGCGCGTGGCGGCGAGTTGCTCCGCCGAAAGTTCGCCGGTGGAATCGATACCGCAGCGCAGTTCCTCTATTTTCTTGCGGCTGATGTCCAAACCGATGACCTCGGCCTGACGGCCGAAGGCCGCGGCCAGCGGCAAGCCCACGTAGCCCAGGCCGACTAAGGCAATAGCGGCCTTGCGCTCCTTAATATCCTGCAATGTCACCATGAAAAAATTCCCTCCTGAAATTCAGTTTTCTATCTATCAGTGCCACAATCAGGTCACCGCCTTCGGCGCGCTCGCGGTTCTCAACCGCCGCCATCACGACGCTTGAGTTCTTTTCGCAGATGCAGGTGCAACCTGTCAACATCTTCCTGAGCAAAATAGCCATGTGCGATTCCCGACGTGGTGGTCACTGCCGGAAAGGGAAAGTCAGCGGCGCGGCGCCTGGAATTTAAAGACCAATGAAAAGCTCTTACCTGAATCCGTTCGGATCTCACTGATCCAGGCCTTACTCCGGCACATCCGGTCTGATCCAGAGAAAGCTGTACCAGTGCCAGCCGCCGGTTTTTCCAGGCGCGGTCAGGGTGTAGCTAGTGCGGCGCGCATTGAGGGGTTCATCGGCGCGCACTCGCACGACACCGGGATTTTCCTGATCGAAAACGACATCGGATTGGGCACGGCCGCGCACGAAAAAGTTGAGCTGGGAAAGATCGGCAGCGCCCTGCGGATCGATTTGCAGCGTCAGCCGGGGCGGATTTTCCCCTTCGAGAATCGGATCGTCCGGTTCGGTCAGGATGACCGGCAGGGCCTTCATGCGCATTTTATCGCCGAAACCCTCTACCGTGGCAAAGGGACCGCCCATGGGAAAACGCGGCAAAGCGAAGAGGTCGCTGTGCGAACTTACGACCCCTGAATGCTGGGCGGCGGCGGCATGAAATCCAAGCTCACGCACGAGCTCGATCAGATCACGGCTGAATTCGCCGTAGGGATAGGCAAACAGCCGCGGCTCATCTCCAAGCTGTGCAGTCAATGCCTGCTGAGCCCGCACCAGATCGTCGCGCATGCGTTCCCGCCAGGCGCTGCGATCTTCCTTCGCCGCAGGGGCGGCCATGTGCGCGTGCGCGGCTGAATGATTGCCGATTTCAATCCCTGCATCCCGCATCCGGCGCAAATCATCCCAATCAAGATAGCCCGGACGCCCAACGCTGTCGGTATTCACGAACAGGGTGGCCGGATAACCGAATTCGCGCAACAGGGGCAAGCCGCCCGTACCGAAACTGTCATAAGCATCGTCAATGGTTATAACCACGGTGCGGGTGGGCAGTGAGCGGCCGGCGCGCAGGCGCCGCACCACCTCTCCCAGGGCAAGAACCGAATAATCGCCGTCGCGCAAGAGTTCGAGCTGACCGCGAAAGACCTCCAGAGAGACATTGGTCGAGGGATGGCGGTCATCGCCAAAGCGATGGTAAACAAACACATTAGCTTCATCGGCCCAAGCATCAAAGCCTCCGGCCAAGAGCGTTCCGACCATGAAAAAAGCGGCAAACAGCCGCCTAGGAAACCACTGTCTGTTCATTTTTTTCTTCTCCCTTCACGCGACTGCGCAAATAACGCCGTACCGCATTGCGCGCCCGCGGGGTCACCGCCCATTCAAGCCACTTGGGCAGAACCTGCGGAGACGAACTCTGCTCGATCTCCACCTGATCACCATCCATCAATCGATAGCGCAACAGGCGGGTCTGCCCGTTCACCCGAGCACGACGCGCATGCAGGCCGAGGTCTTCGTGAATATCGAAGGCAAAATCAAGGGCACTGCTGCCTTCAGGCAGAGTGCGCGTATCGCCTGCCGGCGTGTAAACCTGAATCGACGCCGACGCCAGACGCAGGCTTTCAGTGTCAAACAGGGATTCACCCTCGGTCAGTGACTGCATCAGCCCTTTGAAATTGCTGACGCTGAACTCAAAACCCGGCGCCAGCACGCCGGCCTCATTGAAACGGGCCAGCTTGCGTGTGGTAATTTCGACCCGAATCCGGTGTTCACCGGCCTGGATGGTGGTTTTAATCGCCTGGTAGCCGAACTGGGAAACCAGATGCAGATGGTCACGCAATTTGCCGGGGATGGGATGAAACAAGCCATGCAGCAACCCCAGGGCAAGGTAGGCATCCATGGTACGATCGACTTGGATTTCCAGGGTATAAAGGGTTGAGAGCCCCCGGTTTTGTACCTTGGCCGCGGAAATGGAAAAAGGTCGCCAACGATCACGGAGCAAAACCGAGAAT
The nucleotide sequence above comes from Geoalkalibacter ferrihydriticus DSM 17813. Encoded proteins:
- the rpoZ gene encoding DNA-directed RNA polymerase subunit omega encodes the protein MARVTVEDCLVQIPNRFLLTMVAAKRTKQLYKGGSPLIENKQNNKKTVLALREVAAGRIEYDLPGRKK
- the gmk gene encoding guanylate kinase, whose translation is MSNDRTASTRGSLFVVSAPSGAGKTTLCRRIIDIFPNLRHSVSFTTRSMRPGEREGVDYFFVDPEVFAQMIAAGSFAEWAEVHGNRYGTAIDTLEQWRNCGHDVLLDIDIQGANQLRKSYGQSEAVFIFILPPDLTELRRRLEGRGTDAPEVIERRISNARGEIQASTDYDYIVINDDFEMALTQLKSIIVAEGCRSSRVLPALATGFDINI
- a CDS encoding YicC/YloC family endoribonuclease, producing MKSMTGYGKGQARHGGIALTVEIKTVNHRFGDISIKAPRFLISFDNDIKKRVGERLRRGKIDVFISQEASEALTTVPVLNQPLAESYMDLFRKMEALFDLRDGVPLTLLAQQRDVILMQEAAPDAQGMAECLYEALDQALIAVEQMRAVEGRATREDMESRLTQVEQMLALIRDRAPLVVEEWRQKLHQRLERFGGELEVDPQRLAQEVALFADRCDISEEVVRFASHLGQFRDLLQKDEPVGRQLDFLAQELNRETNTMGSKSNDAELTRMVVQVKAELEKIREQVQNVE
- the rfbC gene encoding dTDP-4-dehydrorhamnose 3,5-epimerase; its protein translation is MNLSATAIPEVLIVEPQVFGDDRGFFYESFNQRAWQQATGLPGVFVQDNHSRSVQGVLRGLHYQIRQPQGKLVRCTAGEVFDVAVDLRRYSPTFGRWVGVRLSAQNKRQLWIPAGFAHGFLVLSEAAEFLYKTTDYYALEHERTICWDDPQLAVDWPLKGAPLLSAKDRQGIAFADAPVFSQPLPDQE
- the rfbA gene encoding glucose-1-phosphate thymidylyltransferase RfbA, translated to MIKKGIILAGGAGSRLYPLTLVASKQLMPVYDKPMIYYPLATLMMAGIRDILIISTPQDTPRFEALLGDGSRWGIRLSYVVQPEPRGIAQAFLVGSEFIGDQSVCMILGDNLFYGRMGLDRLVSEFSSGATVFGYPVADPERYGVVEFDREGRVLSLEEKPRKPKSHYAVPGLYLYDGKVVELARQLKPSARGELEITDLNLEYLSRGELRVEKLGRGIAWLDTGTHMSLLEASHFIGTLEARQGLKIACLEEIALRKNFVDAEQMAQIIEQTPKSSYRDYLEMVLRDL
- the rfbD gene encoding dTDP-4-dehydrorhamnose reductase, with translation MSSTFHPERRPVLLLTGAGGMLGTMFRQRMPSIYDMHACDHDALDITNAEQVGEVVLRLRPQVIVNCAAFARVDACETSRDLAFLVNGEGPGILARAAREAGAVLVHISTDYVFDGCKKQPYVEDDDTAPLSVYGLSKLRGEQAIRESGLERYFIVRTSWLYGPGGGNFVETIIRLAQEREELRIVADQIGCPTYTRDLVLAIYRLLDAPRRLDPVPGKSPYGTYHFSDDGQCSWFEFAEVIVALLRQHGSEPAVKRILPIRTEDYPLPAARPSWSVLSKAKYRQVTGARVSHWRESLKDYFEARFT
- the rfbB gene encoding dTDP-glucose 4,6-dehydratase, coding for MKKVLVTGGCGFIGANFIHMVLRRFEDLRLVNLDKLTYAGNLRNLEAVADDPRYRFVKGDICDQALVEELFAEEGIDTVVHFAAESHVDRSIEGPGAFIQANIVGTFTLLEAARKHWLSDPSAPVAPRFLHVSTDEVYGSLGETGYFTEATPYDPRSPYSASKAASDHLASAYFHTYGLPVLITNCSNNYGPFQFPEKLIPLVVHNALRGQALPVYGDGKNVRDWLYVEDHCEAVLAVLAGGKLGETYNIGGNNEKQNIEIVHLICDLLDEKIGLLVEGRTRRSLITFVKDRPGHDRRYAIDAGKIARDLGWQPRVRFEEGMRRTVQWYLDNPEWVEGVVSGEYQAYYHRMYGERE
- a CDS encoding nucleotide sugar dehydrogenase, with the translated sequence MVTLQDIKERKAAIALVGLGYVGLPLAAAFGRQAEVIGLDISRKKIEELRCGIDSTGELSAEQLAATRIDYTDDPTRLSEARFIIVTVPTPIDEHRKPDLTPLISSSTAIGRHLAPGTIVVYESTVYPGLTEEVCLPILEKESGLKCGIDFKLGYSPERINPGDKVHTVEKIVKVVAGQDAETLDTVAQVYEMVISAGVHRASSIKVAEAAKVIENTQRDLNIALMNELAIIFNRLGIPTRDVLEAAGTKWNFLKFTPGLVGGHCIGVDPYYLTHKAEAVGYHPQVILAGRRINDGMGKYVAEMTVKKIIQADKAVKNARVLVLGLTFKEDVPDIRNTKVVDIVRELQEYGINVMIHDPMAAPEEARHEYGLDLIPLSEAGALDAVIWAVSHECFRDLTPQKLKEMTGNGNGRGVIIDVKSVLEPQAIREQEMVYWRL
- a CDS encoding polysaccharide deacetylase family protein; this translates as MNRQWFPRRLFAAFFMVGTLLAGGFDAWADEANVFVYHRFGDDRHPSTNVSLEVFRGQLELLRDGDYSVLALGEVVRRLRAGRSLPTRTVVITIDDAYDSFGTGGLPLLREFGYPATLFVNTDSVGRPGYLDWDDLRRMRDAGIEIGNHSAAHAHMAAPAAKEDRSAWRERMRDDLVRAQQALTAQLGDEPRLFAYPYGEFSRDLIELVRELGFHAAAAQHSGVVSSHSDLFALPRFPMGGPFATVEGFGDKMRMKALPVILTEPDDPILEGENPPRLTLQIDPQGAADLSQLNFFVRGRAQSDVVFDQENPGVVRVRADEPLNARRTSYTLTAPGKTGGWHWYSFLWIRPDVPE